One window of Triticum dicoccoides isolate Atlit2015 ecotype Zavitan chromosome 5A, WEW_v2.0, whole genome shotgun sequence genomic DNA carries:
- the LOC119297335 gene encoding cytokinin hydroxylase-like encodes MAFVAAMITAVASAVSVLLLRAVWVTLSCYFLTPMRIRRTMAAQGVHGPPPRPLVGNLRQVSALVAEANAGDMTSLSHDIVGRLMPHYVRWSQTYGKLFVYWYGSEPRLCLTDTDLIKEFLSSKYAHATGKSWLQRQGTKNFIGRGLLMANGARWSHQRHVVAPAFMPDKLKGRVGHMVECTKQTILSLRDAAARGRGETEIGGHMTRLTGDIISRTEFDTSYDTGKRIFHLLEDLQRLTARSSRYLWIPGSQYFPSKYRREIGRLNGELEGVVLESIRRSREIADEGRTTSTYGRGLLAMLLAEMEKKREKGAGDDGKFSYDTRMVIDECKTFFFAGHETSALLLTWTLMLLATHPEWQDKARAEVAQVCGDDPPSADQLSKLTVLQMIIHETLRLYPPATLLPRMAFEDIRLGDLHLPRGLSVWIPVLAIHHDESIWGADAHEFNPERFAAGRRSSAGAGRFLPFAAGPRNCVGQAYALFEAKVVLAMLLANFRFTISDDYRHAPVNVLTLRPKYGVPVHLRPLRP; translated from the exons ATGGCGTTCGTGGCGGCCATGATCACCGCCGTCGCCTCGGCTGTCTCGGTGCTGCTGCTGAGGGCGGTGTGGGTGACCCTATCTTGCTACTTCCTGACGCCAATGAGGATCCGTAGAACTATGGCGGCGCAGGGCGTCCACGGCCCCCCGCCGCGCCCGCTCGTCGGCAACCTACGCCAGGTGTCGGCCCTCGTTGCGGAGGCCAACGCCGGCGACATGACGTCCCTGAGCCACGACATCGTCGGCCGCCTCATGCCCCATTACGTGCGCTGGTCGCAGACATACG GGAAGCTTTTCGTGTACTGGTACGGGAGCGAGCCGCGGCTGTGCCTGACGGACACGGACTTGATCAAGGAGTTCCTGTCGTCCAAGTACGCCCACGCCACCGGCAAGTCGTGGCTGCAGCGGCAGGGCACGAAGAACTTCATCGGCCGCGGCCTGCTCATGGCCAACGGCGCCAGGTGGTCGCACCAGCGCCACGTCGTCGCGCCGGCCTTCATGCCCGACAAGCTCAAG GGGCGTGTGGGGCACATGGTGGAGTGCACCAAGCAGACGATCCTGTCGCTGCGGGATGCGGCGGCGCGCGGCCGCGGCGAGACGGAGATCGGCGGCCACATGACCCGGCTCACCGGCGACATCATCTCCCGGACCGAGTTCGACACCAGCTACGACACCGGCAAGCGCATCTTCCACCTCCTCGAGGACCTGCAGCGCCTCACCGCGCGCTCCAGCCGCTACCTCTGGATCCCCGGCAGCCA GTACTTCCCCAGCAAGTACAGGAGGGAGATCGGGCGGCTGAACGGCGAGCTGGAGGGCGTCGTCTTGGAGTCCATCCGCCGGAGCCGCGAGATCGCCGACGAGGGCCGGACGACCTCCACGTACGGCCGGGGGCTCCTCGCCATGCTGCTCGCCGAGAtggagaagaagagggagaagggCGCAGGCGACGACGGCAAGTTCAGCTACGACACGCGGATGGTGATCGACGAGTGCAAGACCTTCTTCTTCGCCGGCCACGAGACGTCCGCGCTGCTGCTCACCTGGACGCTCATGCTGCTCGCCACGCACCCCGAGTGGCAGGACAAGGCCCGCGCGGAGGTCGCCCAGGTCTGCGGCGACGACCCGCCGTCCGCCGACCAGCTCTCCAAACTCACCGTG CTGCAGATGATCATCCACGAGACCCTGCGGCTGTATCCGCCGGCGACGCTGCTGCCGCGGATGGCGTTCGAGGACATCCGGCTCGGCGATCTCCACCTGCCGCGCGGGCTCTCGGTGTGGATACCCGTGCTGGCAATCCACCACGACGAGTCCATCTGGGGCGCCGACGCGCACGAGTTCAACCCGGAGCGGTTCGCCGCCGGGCGGCGCTCATCGGCGGGCGCCGGCCGGTTCCTGCCGTTCGCGGCCGGGCCGCGCAACTGCGTCGGGCAGGCGTACGCCCTCTTCGAGGCCAAGGTCGTCCTCGCCATGCTGCTGGCCAACTTCCGCTTCACCATCTCCGATGACTACCGCCACGCGCCGGTCAACGTGCTCACCCTCCGCCCCAAGTACGGCGTGCCCGTCCACCTCCGGCCGCTGCGGCCGTAG